A window of the Tessaracoccus sp. MC1865 genome harbors these coding sequences:
- a CDS encoding SatD family protein, with protein MKDCPNVAGALFDVVGSRGESRAQRHRALLAAVDDTNRRVPPLDALRFTVGDELQGIYASVEEALRAAYFLRLTLAPEVDLRVGIGVGEVKVIDEERGIQDGSAWWRAREAVDAVRAQASDAGYRGTRTAIVGLEPPSVLPSTVGLIDAHLARLRGATVGSLLGLLDGLSNAEIAEREAISESANSQRVINNDLRPLADAIRAVTGC; from the coding sequence ATGAAGGATTGTCCTAACGTCGCCGGCGCTCTCTTCGACGTGGTCGGCTCCCGCGGTGAGTCCCGCGCGCAACGCCACCGCGCCCTGCTGGCCGCCGTCGACGACACCAACCGCCGGGTGCCGCCGCTGGACGCCCTGCGGTTCACCGTCGGTGACGAACTGCAGGGCATCTACGCCTCGGTGGAGGAGGCGCTACGGGCGGCCTACTTCCTGCGCCTGACACTGGCGCCGGAGGTGGACCTGCGCGTGGGCATCGGCGTGGGAGAGGTGAAGGTGATCGACGAGGAGCGGGGCATCCAGGACGGCAGCGCCTGGTGGCGCGCCCGGGAGGCGGTCGACGCCGTGCGCGCCCAGGCTTCTGACGCCGGCTACCGGGGAACCCGGACGGCCATCGTGGGCCTTGAGCCCCCGTCGGTCCTGCCCTCGACGGTGGGGCTCATCGACGCGCACCTCGCCCGGCTCCGGGGGGCCACCGTCGGGTCCCTGCTGGGCCTGCTCGACGGGCTGAGCAACGCGGAGATCGCGGAGCGGGAGGCCATCTCGGAGTCCGCGAACTCCCAGCGGGTGATCAACAACGACCTCCGGCCACTCGCCGACGCCATCCGGGCGGTCACGGGCTGCTAG
- a CDS encoding VOC family protein — protein MPRRFDFQVTFDCADPLALGQFWCEVLGYVREAPPEFDTWEEQLVAWGVPSDQWNSINAIIDPDGVRPRVFFQRVPEGKVVKNRLHLDVRAAPGQVGADRMEVLEAECGRLVGLGAKRVRREEPAPDNGDAGWIVMQDPEGNEFCLD, from the coding sequence ATGCCGCGACGCTTCGACTTTCAGGTTACCTTCGACTGTGCGGACCCCCTGGCGCTCGGCCAATTCTGGTGCGAGGTGCTGGGCTACGTTCGTGAGGCGCCGCCGGAGTTCGACACCTGGGAGGAACAGCTCGTCGCCTGGGGTGTGCCCAGCGACCAGTGGAACTCGATCAACGCGATCATCGATCCCGACGGTGTCCGCCCGAGGGTCTTCTTCCAGCGGGTGCCGGAGGGCAAGGTGGTCAAGAACCGGCTCCATCTCGACGTTCGGGCGGCGCCCGGGCAGGTGGGGGCCGACCGGATGGAGGTGCTCGAAGCGGAGTGCGGGCGGCTCGTCGGCCTCGGCGCCAAGCGGGTGCGGCGCGAGGAGCCGGCGCCCGACAACGGCGACGCGGGCTGGATCGTGATGCAGGACCCGGAGGGCAACGAGTTCTGCCTCGACTGA
- the dhaK gene encoding dihydroxyacetone kinase subunit DhaK translates to MKKLINSPDDVVRNALKGVEASDPEVRVDHDNRIVYRAQQKDQGKVALISGGGSGHEPMHGGFVGLGMLDAACAGEIFTSPTPDQMLEATTTVDGGAGVLHIVKNYTGDIMNFEMAAELAADAGITVETVIVADDVAVQDSLYTAGRRGVGTTVLLEKIVGAAAEEGRDLAAVKDLAQKVADNGRSMGMALTSCTVPAAGRPTFDLPEDQMEIGIGIHGEPGRHREPIGDAKSVARQLVEPILHDLDFTGAPVIAMLNGMGGTPLIELYLMYGEVIELLGEAGVRVERNLVGNYITSLDMAGCSLTLLRADDDIIGLWDAPVRTAGLRWGL, encoded by the coding sequence ATGAAGAAATTGATCAATTCCCCTGACGACGTCGTCCGGAATGCTCTGAAGGGCGTCGAGGCCTCAGATCCCGAAGTCCGCGTGGATCACGACAACCGCATCGTCTACCGCGCCCAGCAGAAGGACCAGGGCAAGGTCGCCCTCATTTCCGGCGGCGGTTCCGGCCACGAGCCCATGCACGGCGGCTTCGTCGGGCTCGGCATGCTCGACGCCGCGTGCGCCGGTGAGATCTTCACCTCCCCCACCCCGGACCAGATGCTCGAGGCGACCACCACTGTCGACGGCGGGGCGGGCGTGCTGCACATCGTGAAGAACTACACCGGCGACATCATGAACTTCGAGATGGCGGCAGAACTCGCCGCCGACGCGGGGATCACCGTCGAGACAGTCATCGTGGCCGACGACGTGGCCGTGCAGGACTCCCTCTACACGGCGGGTCGCCGCGGTGTCGGCACGACGGTGCTGCTCGAGAAGATCGTCGGCGCCGCAGCCGAGGAGGGCCGCGACCTGGCGGCAGTGAAGGACCTGGCGCAGAAGGTCGCCGACAACGGCCGCTCCATGGGCATGGCGCTCACGTCCTGCACCGTCCCCGCCGCTGGCCGGCCCACGTTCGACCTCCCAGAAGACCAGATGGAGATCGGCATCGGCATCCACGGTGAGCCCGGACGGCACCGCGAGCCCATCGGCGACGCGAAGTCCGTGGCCAGGCAACTGGTGGAGCCCATCCTGCACGACCTCGACTTCACCGGCGCCCCGGTCATCGCCATGCTCAACGGCATGGGCGGCACCCCTCTCATCGAGCTGTACCTGATGTACGGCGAAGTCATCGAGCTGCTGGGCGAGGCCGGCGTCCGCGTCGAGCGCAACCTGGTGGGCAACTACATCACCAGCCTGGACATGGCCGGCTGTTCGCTCACTCTGCTGCGTGCAGATGACGACATCATCGGCCTGTGGGACGCGCCGGTGCGCACCGCCGGGCTACGGTGGGGCCTGTGA
- the dtd gene encoding D-aminoacyl-tRNA deacylase, which yields MRVVVTRVLEASVKVDGELVGALERPGLLVLAGVGHDDTSDDAAALARKIWSLRILADEQSASDIDAPLLVVSQFTLYASTRKGRRPSWSRAAGGGVSEPLVEELCRQLESLGATVARGRFGAHMLVSSVNDGPVTITMDTKNWE from the coding sequence ATGCGTGTTGTGGTGACCAGGGTGCTCGAGGCCTCCGTGAAGGTCGACGGCGAGTTGGTCGGCGCGCTCGAGCGCCCCGGTCTGCTCGTCCTGGCTGGCGTCGGCCACGACGACACCTCCGACGACGCGGCAGCGCTTGCCCGCAAGATCTGGTCGCTGCGGATCCTCGCCGACGAACAGTCGGCCAGCGACATCGACGCACCCCTGTTGGTCGTCAGCCAGTTCACCCTCTACGCCTCGACGCGGAAGGGGCGCCGGCCGTCCTGGAGCCGCGCGGCAGGCGGCGGCGTGAGCGAGCCGCTCGTCGAGGAGCTCTGCCGGCAGTTGGAGTCGTTGGGCGCGACGGTGGCGCGGGGCCGCTTCGGCGCCCACATGCTCGTCAGCTCCGTCAACGACGGCCCGGTGACCATCACGATGGACACGAAGAACTGGGAGTGA
- the dhaL gene encoding dihydroxyacetone kinase subunit DhaL: MSENELTLDDLAEWLRRFAQIVDENKIYLTDLDSAIGDADHGANMARGTAAVVTTLDQANSIDALLKKAGMTLVSTVGGTAGPLYGTLFMKMGMATGQVVTLSAADFAGALRSGIDGLIARGKTELEDKTMVDALLPAIDALDAALDEGATLKDAIESAQEASAAGRDATVPLIARKGRASYLGERSAGHMDPGAASATYLWDALSHVVQA, encoded by the coding sequence GTGAGCGAGAACGAACTGACCCTCGACGACCTCGCGGAGTGGCTGCGCCGGTTCGCGCAGATCGTCGACGAGAACAAGATCTACCTGACCGATCTGGATTCGGCCATCGGTGACGCAGACCACGGTGCCAACATGGCCCGCGGCACCGCGGCCGTCGTGACCACGCTGGACCAGGCCAACAGCATCGATGCGCTGTTGAAGAAGGCGGGGATGACGCTGGTCAGCACGGTCGGCGGCACCGCGGGCCCGCTCTACGGCACCCTGTTCATGAAGATGGGCATGGCCACGGGCCAGGTCGTCACGCTGAGCGCGGCAGACTTCGCGGGTGCCCTGCGCTCCGGTATCGACGGCCTGATCGCCCGCGGGAAGACGGAGCTCGAGGACAAGACGATGGTGGACGCGCTGCTGCCGGCCATCGACGCCCTCGACGCCGCGCTGGACGAGGGCGCCACCCTGAAGGACGCCATCGAATCGGCACAGGAGGCCTCGGCCGCCGGTCGTGACGCGACCGTCCCGCTGATCGCCCGCAAGGGCAGGGCCAGCTACCTCGGAGAACGCTCGGCGGGCCACATGGACCCGGGAGCAGCCTCGGCCACCTACCTGTGGGATGCGTTGTCGCACGTGGTGCAGGCCTGA
- a CDS encoding DUF3151 domain-containing protein: protein MSETHPNLMASDVVVHLPEDPALEAIVERGSGGFLDVVASHPESSLCWALLAETCLAESDLGNDIAAYAYARTGYHRGLDLLRRNGWKGSGQIPWAHEPNRGFLRALYALSVAAGRIGEAEEQDRCAQFLRDSSEEAYQALAADAD from the coding sequence ATGAGCGAGACGCACCCCAATCTCATGGCATCCGACGTCGTGGTCCACCTGCCCGAGGACCCCGCTCTCGAAGCGATCGTCGAGCGGGGCAGCGGGGGGTTCCTCGACGTCGTAGCGTCGCATCCTGAGAGCTCGCTCTGCTGGGCACTGCTCGCCGAGACCTGTCTGGCCGAAAGCGACCTCGGCAACGACATCGCCGCCTATGCCTACGCCCGCACCGGCTACCACCGCGGGCTTGACCTGCTGCGCCGCAACGGCTGGAAGGGCAGCGGCCAGATCCCCTGGGCACACGAGCCCAACCGGGGCTTCCTCCGGGCGTTGTACGCGCTGAGCGTCGCCGCGGGTCGGATCGGTGAGGCCGAGGAGCAGGACCGTTGCGCGCAGTTCCTGCGCGATTCGTCCGAAGAGGCGTACCAGGCGCTCGCCGCCGACGCCGACTGA
- a CDS encoding FABP family protein, translated as MSTEPQMNIDIEVPEGLNPALTALGWMVGRWEGTGHGTDHEGNGFQFEQRMEFQHNGDDYLYYISQTFLLDADPAEQQEAVEGIGRATKVLGMETGFWRPKPDASVEVELANSEGWTEILIGKIQVTRIDMTTDAVVRGESAAVEHMSGQRLYGKVEGDLMYALDRSTTAHDLRPHMWARLKRV; from the coding sequence ATGTCGACCGAACCGCAGATGAATATTGACATCGAGGTCCCTGAGGGGCTCAATCCCGCACTGACGGCGCTGGGCTGGATGGTCGGTCGCTGGGAAGGCACCGGCCACGGCACGGACCATGAGGGCAACGGCTTCCAGTTCGAACAGCGCATGGAGTTCCAGCACAACGGGGACGACTACCTCTACTACATCTCACAGACTTTCCTGCTCGACGCAGACCCCGCCGAGCAGCAGGAGGCCGTGGAGGGTATCGGCCGGGCCACCAAGGTGCTCGGCATGGAGACCGGGTTCTGGCGCCCGAAGCCCGACGCCTCCGTCGAGGTGGAACTGGCCAACTCCGAGGGCTGGACCGAGATCCTGATCGGCAAGATCCAGGTGACCCGCATCGACATGACCACAGACGCGGTGGTGCGCGGCGAGTCCGCCGCCGTCGAGCACATGTCCGGGCAGCGGCTGTATGGCAAGGTTGAGGGCGACCTCATGTACGCGCTCGACCGCTCCACCACCGCCCACGACCTGCGTCCGCACATGTGGGCCCGCCTGAAGAGGGTCTGA
- the tpx gene encoding thiol peroxidase has product MADITHKGNPVRTVGELPAVGSTAPDFVVTGTDLAEVRLSDFAGRKLLISIFPSLDTGVCATSLRTFNESAAGLEGATVLNVSRDLPFAHARFCESEGIDNVVVASDFRTDFGENYGVTLETGALKGLLSRSVIVIDEHGKVVYTEQVPEIGQEPDYQAALAALN; this is encoded by the coding sequence ATGGCTGATATCACCCACAAAGGAAACCCCGTCCGTACCGTAGGCGAACTGCCCGCAGTCGGCTCCACCGCCCCGGATTTCGTGGTCACCGGCACGGACCTCGCCGAGGTCCGGCTGTCCGACTTCGCCGGCAGGAAGCTGCTCATCAGCATCTTCCCGTCGCTCGACACCGGAGTGTGCGCCACCTCGCTTCGCACCTTCAACGAGAGCGCAGCCGGCCTCGAGGGCGCCACCGTCCTGAACGTCTCGCGCGACCTACCGTTCGCGCACGCCCGGTTCTGCGAGTCTGAGGGCATCGACAACGTCGTGGTCGCCTCCGATTTCCGCACCGACTTCGGCGAGAACTACGGCGTCACGCTGGAGACCGGCGCGCTCAAGGGCCTGCTCTCGCGCTCCGTCATCGTGATCGACGAGCACGGGAAGGTCGTCTACACCGAGCAGGTGCCGGAGATCGGCCAGGAGCCGGATTACCAGGCCGCGCTGGCCGCGCTGAACTGA
- the ppk2 gene encoding polyphosphate kinase 2 codes for MSQSSLREYIDQLLAEGFAVTDVHGEDPYLVDPLGQAVETWRDRYPYDVLMGRNEYEIEKRQLQIELLKFQYSAQDRGTKHVILFEGRDAAGKGGAIKRFTEHLNPRYARTVALGVPTERERGQWYFQRYIQHLPTAGEIVMFDRSWYNRAGVERVMGFCSDQEYDTFVRQAPLFEEMLIEAGTTVTKLWFSVTQREQRTRFAIRQIDPVRQWKLSPMDLESLGRWDDYTAAKNAMLKHTDTAIAPWYRIKSNDKKRARLNAMRLFLGLHDYDGKDPSVIKPVDPLIVTMGRKNRMAEDPAEHED; via the coding sequence ATGAGTCAATCGAGCCTGCGCGAATACATCGACCAACTCCTCGCGGAGGGCTTCGCCGTCACCGATGTGCACGGTGAGGACCCGTATCTCGTCGACCCGCTCGGACAGGCTGTGGAGACCTGGCGCGACCGCTACCCGTATGACGTCCTCATGGGGCGCAACGAGTACGAGATCGAGAAGCGGCAGCTGCAGATCGAACTCTTGAAGTTCCAGTATTCGGCGCAGGACCGCGGCACCAAGCACGTCATCCTGTTCGAAGGCCGCGACGCGGCGGGCAAGGGTGGTGCCATCAAGCGCTTCACCGAGCACCTCAATCCCCGCTACGCCCGCACCGTGGCACTGGGCGTGCCCACGGAACGGGAGAGGGGCCAGTGGTACTTCCAGCGCTACATCCAGCATCTCCCGACGGCGGGCGAGATCGTGATGTTCGACCGCTCCTGGTACAACCGGGCGGGCGTGGAGCGCGTGATGGGGTTCTGCTCGGACCAGGAGTACGACACCTTCGTGCGGCAGGCGCCGTTGTTCGAGGAGATGCTCATCGAGGCCGGCACCACGGTGACGAAACTGTGGTTCTCCGTCACGCAGCGCGAGCAGCGCACGCGCTTCGCCATCCGTCAGATCGATCCCGTGCGGCAGTGGAAGTTGTCGCCGATGGACCTGGAGTCGCTGGGCCGGTGGGACGACTACACGGCCGCGAAGAACGCGATGCTGAAGCACACCGACACGGCGATCGCCCCCTGGTACCGCATCAAGTCCAACGACAAGAAGCGCGCCCGGCTCAACGCCATGCGCCTGTTCCTCGGCCTGCACGACTATGACGGCAAGGACCCCTCGGTCATCAAGCCGGTCGACCCGCTGATCGTGACCATGGGCCGCAAGAACCGGATGGCCGAGGACCCAGCGGAGCACGAGGACTGA
- the dhaM gene encoding dihydroxyacetone kinase phosphoryl donor subunit DhaM, translating to MAVGIVVVSHSRRLAEAAVDLALQMVHDDPPPIALAAGTIDGGIGTDATAVTSAISEVDRGDGVVIFVDIGSAVMSAELGIELYGSRGHDIRVLAAPFVEGIMAGVIKVASGAGIDEVEAECVAAMGPKQAHLGTPEQVRAAPESNRSAQARGEARLVNEAGLHARPAAMFVAKARQFDAQVLVSKGVIGPVPATSSIGLATLDARMGDSLFIEATGAEAQEAVDALVRLIESDFAG from the coding sequence ATGGCGGTCGGCATCGTCGTCGTCTCCCACTCACGACGGCTCGCGGAGGCGGCCGTCGACCTCGCGCTGCAGATGGTCCACGACGACCCGCCGCCCATCGCGCTGGCCGCCGGCACCATCGACGGTGGCATCGGCACGGACGCGACGGCGGTGACGTCGGCGATCTCAGAGGTGGACCGGGGCGACGGCGTGGTGATCTTCGTCGACATCGGCTCCGCCGTGATGAGCGCGGAGTTGGGGATCGAACTCTACGGCTCCAGGGGCCACGACATCCGCGTGCTGGCCGCCCCTTTCGTCGAGGGCATCATGGCCGGGGTGATCAAGGTCGCCAGTGGCGCCGGCATCGACGAGGTCGAGGCCGAGTGCGTGGCAGCGATGGGCCCGAAGCAGGCCCATCTCGGCACCCCGGAACAGGTGCGCGCGGCCCCCGAATCGAACCGCTCGGCGCAGGCGCGCGGTGAGGCGCGGTTGGTCAACGAGGCTGGGCTCCACGCCCGGCCGGCTGCGATGTTCGTCGCCAAGGCCCGCCAGTTCGACGCCCAGGTCCTGGTCAGCAAGGGCGTCATCGGCCCGGTTCCCGCCACGAGCAGCATCGGGCTCGCCACGCTGGACGCCCGGATGGGCGACTCCCTCTTCATCGAGGCCACGGGCGCTGAGGCGCAGGAAGCCGTCGACGCGCTGGTGCGTCTCATCGAGTCCGACTTCGCCGGCTGA
- a CDS encoding folate-binding protein YgfZ encodes MMAAVAMDKGLDAGLIWHFGNPVAEARSLASGEGVVDLPNREIVEISGPDRLTWLHSITTQHLSGLGAGQSTTALILSPTGHIEHVLHGTDDGTSFLAWTEPGRAEALVEFLDSMRFVMRVEVTPRTDLRLAWVGHKVPLDPQWRVRDSDVGGLDVFVPVDAELESTVGTWAFDALRVAAGVPRFFVDTDHKTIPNEIGLVGTHLNKGCYRGQETVARVHTLGRPPRRLVQLHLDGSLSQLPEQGSPVEHGGRTVGFVGSSARHHELGPIALALVKRNVPVDAELLADGIAAAQEVLVDPEVGLHIRPVLG; translated from the coding sequence CTGATGGCCGCCGTCGCCATGGACAAGGGCCTCGACGCGGGGCTCATCTGGCACTTCGGGAACCCCGTCGCCGAGGCCCGCTCGCTCGCCTCGGGCGAGGGTGTAGTGGACCTGCCCAACCGCGAGATCGTCGAGATTTCCGGCCCGGACCGCCTCACCTGGCTGCATTCGATCACCACGCAACACCTGTCCGGCCTGGGGGCGGGGCAGTCCACGACGGCGCTGATCCTGTCACCCACGGGGCACATCGAGCACGTGCTCCACGGCACCGACGACGGCACCAGCTTTCTCGCCTGGACCGAACCGGGCAGGGCTGAGGCGCTGGTGGAGTTCCTCGACTCCATGCGGTTCGTGATGCGCGTGGAGGTCACCCCACGGACCGACCTGCGCCTCGCGTGGGTCGGGCACAAGGTGCCCCTGGATCCCCAGTGGCGCGTCCGCGACTCCGATGTCGGCGGGCTGGACGTCTTCGTTCCGGTGGACGCCGAGCTGGAGTCCACCGTGGGCACCTGGGCGTTCGACGCCCTGCGCGTGGCCGCCGGTGTGCCGCGCTTCTTCGTCGACACGGACCACAAGACCATCCCGAACGAGATCGGCCTGGTCGGCACGCACCTCAACAAGGGCTGTTACCGCGGGCAGGAGACGGTCGCCCGCGTGCACACGCTGGGCCGGCCGCCCCGGCGGCTGGTGCAGCTGCACCTGGACGGTTCACTGTCGCAGCTGCCGGAACAGGGCTCCCCTGTTGAACACGGCGGCCGCACCGTCGGCTTCGTGGGCTCGTCGGCCCGCCACCACGAACTGGGCCCCATCGCCCTTGCGCTGGTGAAGCGCAACGTTCCTGTCGACGCGGAACTGCTGGCCGACGGAATCGCCGCGGCCCAGGAGGTGCTGGTGGACCCGGAGGTCGGCCTGCACATCCGGCCCGTGCTCGGCTGA
- a CDS encoding metal-dependent phosphohydrolase: MTDPLPEEVAAELLARWREPHRRYHGVSHLTDGLEALDLLGAGDLERLAYWCHDAVHTNTSPQDELASAEEARALLAPHLPPTEVDEVCRLVLITISHAPMDGDQRAARVADADLHGLGLTWERYLANVQAIRAELPGLTPEEWWARRRAFAERMLARPRIFATELGRERWERSARANLERELAEGSL, translated from the coding sequence GTGACGGACCCGCTCCCGGAGGAGGTGGCGGCGGAACTGCTGGCCCGGTGGCGCGAACCCCACCGTCGCTACCACGGCGTCTCGCACCTGACCGACGGGCTGGAGGCCCTCGACCTTCTGGGTGCCGGTGACCTCGAGCGCCTGGCCTACTGGTGCCACGACGCGGTGCACACCAACACCTCTCCGCAGGATGAACTGGCCTCGGCGGAGGAGGCCCGCGCTCTCCTCGCGCCGCACCTGCCCCCCACCGAGGTGGACGAGGTGTGCCGGCTGGTGTTGATCACGATCTCGCACGCGCCCATGGACGGCGACCAGCGGGCCGCGCGCGTCGCGGATGCAGATCTGCACGGTCTGGGGCTGACCTGGGAACGGTACCTGGCCAACGTGCAGGCGATCAGGGCGGAGCTCCCGGGGCTGACCCCCGAGGAGTGGTGGGCCCGCCGTCGGGCGTTCGCTGAGCGCATGCTGGCACGGCCCCGCATCTTCGCCACAGAGCTCGGACGGGAGCGGTGGGAGCGCTCGGCGCGGGCCAACCTCGAGCGCGAATTGGCTGAAGGATCCTTGTAA
- a CDS encoding SGNH/GDSL hydrolase family protein, protein MSISTRVRPAAAAVFAAILALATAIPAQAAPTRIRYDALGDSFAAGTGAGDPLDPCARTAAPHPQILSGRMQLQLDDFAACAGAGLDHVAMQIQTALDAETRLVTLSLGGNELDWITAIQTCATFPGSCALIAEQGRQTAALLPTALVPIYAAARAMAPNAQLVVTGYPRLFSPEYGDYSGVYMGMPFTLPAEDQTGLNSVIDALNTSIAQAALAVPGTRYVDVTQRFIGHGVNAPSAWITGASAAAPLHPTSQGQRAYAAAVTAVVEPGALR, encoded by the coding sequence ATGAGTATCTCGACCCGGGTAAGACCCGCAGCGGCAGCCGTATTCGCCGCGATCCTCGCACTCGCGACCGCCATCCCGGCACAGGCCGCCCCCACCCGCATCCGCTACGACGCCCTGGGCGACTCCTTCGCCGCCGGCACCGGCGCCGGCGACCCGCTGGACCCCTGCGCCAGGACAGCAGCCCCCCACCCCCAGATCCTGAGTGGTCGCATGCAGCTGCAACTCGACGACTTCGCCGCCTGCGCCGGCGCCGGGCTGGACCACGTGGCCATGCAGATCCAGACCGCGCTCGATGCGGAGACGCGGCTGGTCACGCTCTCGCTCGGGGGCAACGAACTCGACTGGATCACCGCCATCCAGACCTGCGCCACGTTCCCGGGCTCCTGCGCCCTCATCGCCGAGCAGGGCCGGCAGACCGCCGCCCTGCTGCCGACGGCTCTGGTGCCCATCTATGCGGCAGCGCGGGCGATGGCGCCCAACGCGCAGTTGGTCGTGACCGGCTACCCGAGGCTCTTCTCCCCGGAATACGGCGACTACAGCGGCGTCTACATGGGGATGCCCTTCACCTTGCCGGCAGAAGACCAGACAGGTCTCAACAGCGTGATCGATGCCCTCAACACCTCGATCGCCCAAGCCGCGCTCGCCGTGCCGGGCACGCGCTACGTCGATGTCACTCAGCGCTTCATCGGCCACGGCGTGAATGCTCCGTCCGCTTGGATCACGGGGGCCTCCGCCGCGGCCCCCCTGCACCCGACATCCCAGGGTCAGCGGGCGTACGCAGCCGCGGTCACCGCTGTGGTTGAACCGGGCGCGTTGCGGTGA
- the typA gene encoding translational GTPase TypA: MPQRSDLRNVAIIAHVDHGKTTLVDAMLWQSGAFREGSDVNNRVMDSMDLEREKGITILAKNTAVHHRRPNGEDTIINIIDTPGHADFGGEVERGLEMVDGVILLVDASEGPLPQTRFVLRKALAKKLPIIVVVNKVDRADARISAVVEETYDLFIDLLDDDAADGLDFPIVFASAKAGRASTTQPADGTMPDSPNLEPLFDTLFDTIPAPEYEEGATLQAHVTNLDASPYLGRLALLRVVAGELKRGQQVAWCKTDGTIQNVKLTELLRTEALDRVPAESAGPGDIVAIAGIPDIMIGETLSDPENPKPLPLIAVDQPSISMTIGINTSPLAGKSGKNLTARLLKARLDQELIGNVSIRVSPTERPDTWEVQGRGELQLAILVEMMRRENFELTVGKPQVVTQVINGKVHEPIERLTVDIPEEFVGTVSQLMGLRRGRMEQLVNHGTGWVRLEFIVPARGLIGFRTEFLTETRGTGIMNHVAEGYEPWAGDFRTRPTGSLVADRTGSVTSYALFNLQERGTLFVSPGAEVYEGMIVGENPRPEDMDVNPTKEKKLTNVRSSTGDELERLIPARQMSMEQQLEFCAADECLEVTPAVVRIRKVILNGNERQRERNRQKKN; encoded by the coding sequence ATGCCCCAACGTTCCGATCTGCGTAACGTGGCGATCATCGCCCACGTCGACCACGGAAAGACCACCCTCGTCGATGCCATGCTGTGGCAGTCGGGTGCTTTCCGGGAAGGCTCGGACGTCAACAACCGGGTGATGGACTCGATGGACCTCGAACGCGAGAAGGGCATCACCATCCTCGCGAAGAACACCGCCGTGCACCACCGCCGCCCCAACGGCGAAGACACCATCATCAACATCATCGACACGCCCGGCCACGCCGACTTCGGCGGTGAGGTCGAGCGCGGCCTCGAGATGGTCGACGGTGTGATCCTCCTGGTGGATGCCTCTGAGGGACCGCTCCCCCAGACCCGCTTCGTCCTGCGCAAGGCGCTCGCGAAGAAGCTCCCGATCATCGTGGTGGTCAACAAGGTCGACCGCGCGGACGCCCGCATCTCCGCCGTCGTCGAGGAGACCTACGACCTCTTCATCGACCTGCTCGACGACGACGCGGCCGATGGCCTCGACTTCCCCATCGTCTTCGCCTCCGCCAAAGCGGGCCGCGCGTCGACGACCCAGCCGGCGGACGGCACCATGCCCGACAGCCCCAACCTGGAACCGCTGTTCGACACCCTGTTCGACACCATCCCCGCCCCCGAATACGAAGAGGGCGCCACGCTGCAGGCGCACGTCACCAACCTCGACGCCTCTCCGTACCTGGGTCGCCTCGCGCTGCTGCGCGTCGTCGCCGGTGAACTGAAGCGCGGCCAGCAGGTGGCCTGGTGCAAGACCGACGGCACCATCCAGAACGTCAAGCTCACCGAACTGCTGCGCACCGAGGCCCTCGACCGGGTGCCCGCGGAGAGCGCCGGCCCCGGCGACATCGTCGCGATCGCCGGCATCCCCGACATCATGATCGGCGAGACCCTCTCGGATCCGGAGAACCCCAAGCCGCTGCCGCTCATCGCGGTCGACCAGCCGTCGATCTCCATGACCATCGGCATCAACACGTCGCCGCTCGCCGGCAAGTCCGGCAAGAACCTGACGGCCCGCCTCCTCAAGGCCCGCCTGGACCAGGAACTCATCGGCAACGTCTCCATCCGCGTCTCGCCCACCGAGCGTCCAGACACCTGGGAGGTCCAGGGCCGAGGTGAACTGCAGCTCGCCATCCTGGTCGAGATGATGCGCCGCGAGAACTTCGAGCTCACCGTGGGCAAGCCGCAGGTGGTCACCCAGGTCATCAACGGCAAGGTCCACGAGCCGATCGAGCGCCTCACAGTCGACATCCCCGAAGAGTTCGTCGGCACCGTGTCCCAGCTCATGGGGCTGCGCCGCGGCCGCATGGAACAGCTGGTCAACCACGGCACCGGCTGGGTCCGCCTCGAGTTCATCGTTCCGGCACGCGGCCTGATCGGCTTCCGTACCGAGTTCCTCACAGAGACGCGCGGCACCGGCATCATGAACCATGTCGCGGAGGGCTACGAGCCCTGGGCCGGCGACTTCCGCACCCGTCCCACCGGCTCGCTGGTTGCGGACCGCACCGGCTCGGTCACGTCGTACGCGCTGTTCAACCTGCAGGAGCGCGGCACGTTGTTCGTCTCCCCCGGCGCCGAGGTCTACGAGGGCATGATCGTGGGCGAGAACCCGCGTCCCGAAGACATGGACGTCAACCCCACCAAGGAGAAGAAGCTCACCAACGTGCGCTCTTCCACCGGTGACGAGCTTGAGCGGCTGATCCCGGCCAGGCAGATGTCGATGGAACAGCAACTGGAGTTCTGCGCGGCCGACGAGTGCCTCGAGGTCACCCCGGCCGTCGTGCGCATCCGCAAGGTGATCCTCAACGGCAACGAGCGTCAGCGGGAGCGCAACCGCCAGAAGAAGAACTAG